Proteins encoded within one genomic window of Gloeobacter kilaueensis JS1:
- a CDS encoding alpha-2-macroglobulin family protein, with protein sequence MIQANLPQQPTRPGWREALVALVLLGWLGFALAVLIEGETPHGRLSVKVVATETGAALPNARIYFYQGDRTWTYTTGKDGSFELASMPAGTYRATADSRAHRLEKKTFLLAEGEQKSLTLALPPTPPFLELIHPQPVFLPSEPVKIGLRGFVQSDALRMDVLRLQLDEAASVPTSDLFGLLDSIRLGWWRGQNELTGQLSAFKRVLLPVQSKMVPVAGRDVEGVFLQYIPFDIHTPGTYLVRLRAAAVEQVALVVITETGLVLKSTGSREWLAWTSHLKNGSVQPNLLIEAWGDRRLGGRTYSERLATARTGADGLARLRLGRSLEGVERVWVVAQSAATRQPLAWVGQYVGSAETTGLTGYLYSERPIYRPGNKVFLKGVLRLHGPEGYRRLAAGEAITVLVRDPDNNLLVRRQTRLSTFDTFKSDLTLDAEAKTGTYTVTAQTSAGDIEGSFEVAAYRKPTFQISLTPEQKFFTPSEQVRLQLQARYYFGMPVGESTVRYRVYRLPLYESGEALDEGAEAEGSSGEYGEYVMDGTTRTDGSGHALIAFQAQDLPAKSDPWSLAAANNYRYAVSVTLQAAGNEYAEGEANFLVVQGNYRVDLETEPAFAQPNQPVRVRVNLRDRTTGQPAGASYTWRTGTSDWRGDRLTIDWQGASGQGTTGADGKGGWQFTPSKAGDWVVELQTRDGQGNTIVERQSIWISALAGSGPQAPNAPPLQVLTDKRAYQVGETARVALRSRAQEATVLLTVEGDAIQQVQLVRLKNGAGSALVPVRPGYVPTAYIAAALVSNKSLVQQSVPLRIGTEARQLKIDIQADQQRYEPRGEVQLRVRSRTADGKPIQSELSLAVVDESLYAIRPDNPTALFDTFYARRPNQVDTSYSFPWIALQGDKGSGETVRRNFPDTAFWLPQLVTDRNGVATVRFRLPDNLTEWRVTAMGTTGDLDVGSAVTRFTSAKSFAVRLSVPAVLTEGDEVTVSAVVSNNGEAARTGSVQFLGDSRALQIPAGQSQTVEWNWQAKRSGRIPLSVAAKSADGRQDGEERTVTVLPHVQRTTLTKNVTLASGETVYGFQVPAGFRPDASRLVVRLAPSIFSQLLGTLDYLVAYPYGCTEQTMSRFLPGLLVQQVLAQKNIHVPELEKRTPGVVRSGLTRLYRFQHSEGGWGWWENDSDDLFMSAYVMHGLTAARQAGVAVNEEVFNLGRESLDAQVRTVWKEGFAKKKERFARDTYAFALFALAESGGKLPNRVADLAGFAPQLTPYGQAVLVLALDRWGESAAAGGILEQTLTLAQRDAAGLYWLPLVANQPPKKDDWYGHNWLNEAETTAWVLNAVLHHGETPVLGEGDLQSIVNWLIAHRRGGWGWESTKDSAAALEALVAYAGRYERPLDVPATLHVLLGGKQAAEVRFDSLSTWFPEVPISLPVGQLKVGDNQLRIAVEGVDQGSFLYASVRFEQAVQLAEDALPQAAGPLKLERTYALLRSGTDRDGNPAFEETPLADGASVTTGSLIRVHVRVSGWDARSESDISHLIVEDPLPGGFRTTEGNLPSAEDEDNSDQSSSDYTTEVRDDRTIGYYRQIYGKTLEFDYLLRAEVPGEYHVLPARLWSMYADWQLTGREMRVKVTPEGKAWWWPW encoded by the coding sequence ATGATCCAGGCCAATCTGCCGCAGCAACCCACCCGGCCCGGCTGGCGCGAAGCTCTCGTCGCGCTGGTGTTGTTGGGCTGGCTCGGGTTCGCCCTCGCCGTGCTGATCGAGGGGGAGACGCCCCACGGTCGGCTTTCGGTGAAGGTGGTCGCCACCGAGACGGGAGCAGCGCTGCCCAATGCCCGCATCTACTTTTATCAGGGAGATCGTACCTGGACTTATACCACCGGCAAGGACGGCAGCTTCGAGCTGGCCTCGATGCCTGCGGGTACCTACCGGGCCACCGCCGACAGCCGCGCCCACCGGCTGGAGAAAAAAACGTTTTTACTGGCGGAGGGCGAACAAAAGTCCCTCACCCTCGCCCTGCCGCCGACGCCGCCTTTTTTAGAACTGATCCACCCGCAACCGGTGTTTTTGCCCAGCGAACCGGTCAAAATCGGCCTGCGCGGCTTCGTCCAGAGCGATGCTCTGCGCATGGACGTGCTTCGCTTGCAATTGGATGAGGCGGCGAGCGTGCCGACGAGCGACCTGTTTGGCCTGCTCGACAGCATCCGGCTGGGCTGGTGGCGCGGCCAAAATGAACTCACAGGCCAGCTTTCGGCTTTTAAGCGTGTGCTGCTGCCCGTCCAGAGCAAAATGGTCCCCGTTGCCGGGCGGGATGTGGAGGGCGTCTTTTTGCAGTACATTCCCTTCGACATCCACACCCCCGGCACCTACCTGGTGCGGCTGCGGGCAGCGGCGGTCGAGCAGGTGGCGCTGGTGGTGATCACCGAAACCGGCCTGGTGCTCAAAAGTACCGGTAGCCGCGAATGGCTCGCCTGGACCAGTCACCTCAAAAATGGCTCCGTGCAGCCGAATCTCCTCATCGAAGCCTGGGGCGACCGGCGGCTCGGGGGACGGACCTACTCTGAGCGGCTCGCCACAGCCCGTACGGGGGCAGATGGTCTTGCCCGCCTGCGCCTTGGCAGGTCACTGGAAGGGGTGGAGCGGGTCTGGGTGGTCGCTCAGTCGGCGGCTACGCGCCAGCCCCTGGCCTGGGTGGGCCAGTACGTAGGCAGCGCTGAGACGACAGGTCTGACGGGCTACCTCTACTCCGAGCGGCCCATCTACCGGCCCGGCAACAAAGTTTTTCTCAAAGGCGTGCTGCGCCTGCACGGGCCAGAGGGCTACCGGCGGCTGGCAGCGGGTGAAGCGATCACTGTTCTCGTGCGCGACCCGGACAACAACCTGCTGGTGCGCCGCCAGACGCGGCTGAGCACGTTTGACACCTTCAAGAGCGACCTCACCCTCGATGCAGAAGCGAAGACCGGCACCTACACCGTCACCGCCCAGACATCGGCAGGCGACATCGAGGGCAGCTTCGAGGTGGCTGCCTACCGCAAGCCGACCTTTCAAATAAGCCTCACCCCCGAGCAGAAGTTCTTTACTCCGAGCGAGCAGGTGCGGCTGCAGTTGCAGGCGCGCTACTACTTCGGGATGCCGGTGGGTGAATCGACGGTGCGCTACCGGGTCTACCGTTTGCCCCTCTACGAGTCGGGCGAGGCACTGGACGAGGGAGCTGAAGCGGAGGGCAGCTCCGGCGAGTACGGCGAATACGTGATGGACGGCACCACCCGCACCGATGGGAGTGGTCACGCGCTCATCGCCTTTCAGGCCCAGGATCTGCCCGCCAAAAGCGATCCCTGGTCGCTCGCCGCCGCGAACAACTACCGCTACGCTGTCTCGGTCACCCTCCAGGCCGCCGGGAACGAGTACGCCGAGGGCGAGGCCAACTTTCTCGTCGTCCAGGGCAACTATCGGGTGGACCTTGAGACCGAACCTGCCTTCGCCCAGCCCAACCAGCCGGTGCGGGTGCGGGTGAACCTGCGCGACCGGACGACGGGCCAACCGGCTGGAGCATCCTATACCTGGCGCACCGGTACGAGCGACTGGCGGGGCGACCGGCTCACTATCGACTGGCAGGGGGCAAGCGGTCAGGGAACCACCGGCGCTGACGGGAAAGGCGGTTGGCAATTTACGCCTTCCAAGGCCGGGGACTGGGTAGTGGAACTGCAGACCCGCGACGGCCAGGGCAATACGATCGTCGAGCGCCAGAGCATCTGGATTTCGGCACTGGCTGGAAGTGGACCGCAGGCTCCGAACGCACCGCCTTTGCAGGTATTGACCGATAAGCGCGCCTACCAGGTGGGCGAGACGGCCCGCGTCGCCCTGCGCAGCCGGGCCCAGGAGGCGACGGTCCTGCTTACCGTCGAGGGCGATGCGATTCAGCAGGTACAACTGGTGCGGCTTAAAAATGGCGCAGGCAGTGCCCTGGTACCGGTCCGTCCAGGTTACGTGCCCACCGCCTACATCGCGGCGGCCCTGGTGAGCAACAAGAGCCTGGTGCAACAGAGCGTCCCTCTGCGCATCGGCACCGAGGCGCGGCAGCTCAAGATCGACATTCAGGCGGACCAGCAGCGCTACGAGCCACGGGGCGAGGTGCAACTTCGGGTGCGCTCGCGGACAGCGGACGGCAAACCCATCCAGAGCGAGCTATCGCTTGCGGTGGTGGACGAGTCGCTTTATGCAATTCGCCCCGACAACCCGACGGCCCTCTTCGATACCTTCTACGCCCGCCGCCCCAATCAGGTCGATACCAGCTATTCCTTTCCCTGGATCGCCCTGCAGGGCGACAAAGGAAGCGGTGAGACGGTGCGCCGCAACTTCCCGGACACCGCCTTCTGGCTACCGCAACTGGTCACAGACCGCAACGGTGTGGCCACTGTGCGCTTTCGGCTGCCGGACAACCTGACCGAGTGGCGGGTGACGGCAATGGGCACGACGGGCGACCTCGATGTCGGCTCGGCGGTGACGCGCTTTACCAGTGCTAAAAGTTTCGCCGTGCGCCTGTCGGTCCCTGCTGTACTCACCGAGGGCGATGAGGTGACGGTGAGCGCTGTGGTGAGCAACAACGGCGAAGCCGCCCGCACCGGCAGCGTCCAATTTCTGGGCGACAGCAGGGCGCTCCAGATCCCCGCCGGTCAGTCCCAGACGGTCGAATGGAACTGGCAGGCGAAGCGCAGCGGTCGCATTCCTCTCAGCGTCGCAGCAAAGAGCGCCGACGGCAGGCAGGACGGCGAGGAGCGGACAGTAACCGTCCTCCCGCATGTGCAGCGGACGACGCTCACCAAAAATGTCACCCTTGCAAGCGGCGAGACAGTCTACGGCTTTCAGGTGCCTGCGGGCTTTCGGCCCGACGCAAGCCGCCTCGTGGTCCGCCTTGCGCCGTCGATCTTCTCGCAACTTTTGGGCACGCTCGATTATCTGGTCGCTTACCCTTACGGCTGCACCGAGCAGACGATGAGCCGATTTTTGCCGGGTTTACTGGTCCAGCAGGTGCTCGCCCAGAAGAATATTCATGTTCCCGAGCTGGAAAAGCGCACCCCAGGCGTGGTCCGCTCGGGCCTGACGCGCCTCTACCGCTTCCAGCACAGCGAGGGCGGCTGGGGCTGGTGGGAGAACGACAGCGACGATCTCTTTATGAGCGCCTACGTCATGCACGGCCTCACAGCCGCCCGGCAGGCGGGCGTCGCCGTCAACGAAGAGGTCTTTAACCTCGGGCGCGAGTCGCTGGACGCTCAGGTACGCACTGTCTGGAAAGAAGGCTTCGCCAAGAAAAAAGAGCGCTTCGCCCGCGACACCTACGCTTTTGCTCTGTTTGCCCTGGCTGAATCGGGCGGTAAGTTGCCGAACCGGGTAGCGGACCTCGCGGGCTTCGCCCCCCAACTGACCCCCTACGGTCAGGCGGTGCTGGTCCTGGCCCTCGATCGCTGGGGTGAATCCGCCGCCGCTGGCGGGATCCTGGAGCAAACGCTGACTCTCGCCCAACGCGACGCAGCGGGCCTCTACTGGCTGCCGCTGGTGGCGAATCAGCCGCCCAAAAAAGACGACTGGTACGGCCACAACTGGCTCAACGAAGCGGAGACGACCGCCTGGGTCTTGAACGCGGTGCTGCACCACGGCGAGACGCCTGTTCTGGGCGAGGGCGACCTGCAATCGATTGTCAACTGGCTCATCGCCCACCGCCGGGGTGGCTGGGGCTGGGAATCGACGAAAGATTCAGCCGCCGCCCTCGAAGCGCTGGTGGCTTACGCCGGGCGCTACGAGCGGCCCCTGGACGTCCCCGCCACCCTCCACGTCCTGCTGGGTGGCAAGCAGGCCGCCGAGGTCCGCTTTGACAGCCTTTCGACCTGGTTTCCGGAGGTACCGATCTCGTTGCCGGTCGGGCAGCTAAAAGTCGGGGACAATCAGCTCCGGATCGCGGTCGAGGGCGTGGACCAGGGGTCGTTTCTCTACGCGAGCGTGCGCTTCGAGCAGGCGGTGCAACTGGCGGAGGATGCCCTGCCCCAGGCGGCAGGTCCGCTCAAGCTCGAACGCACCTACGCCCTTCTGCGCAGCGGTACCGACAGGGACGGCAACCCCGCCTTCGAGGAGACGCCGCTGGCGGATGGAGCCAGCGTCACCACCGGCAGCCTGATCCGCGTCCACGTCCGGGTGAGCGGCTGGGATGCGCGTAGCGAAAGCGACATCAGCCACCTCATCGTCGAAGACCCGCTGCCCGGCGGTTTTCGGACCACCGAGGGCAACCTGCCCAGCGCCGAGGACGAGGACAATAGCGACCAGAGCAGTTCCGACTACACCACCGAGGTGCGCGACGACCGGACAATCGGCTACTACCGCCAGATCTACGGCAAGACCCTCGAATTTGACTACCTGCTGCGCGCCGAGGTACCGGGCGAATACCACGTCCTGCCCGCCCGCCTCTGGAGCATGTACGCCGACTGGCAGCTCACCGGGCGCGAGATGCGCGTCAAAGTCACTCCCGAGGGCAAAGCCTGGTGGTGGCCGTGGTAG
- the ligA gene encoding NAD-dependent DNA ligase LigA, whose product MSTTVPAAVQERVQALHALLHRWGHAYYVLDDPLVEDAIYDQHYQELKDLEARYPELISPDSPTQRVGDRPASGFVTVTHRVPMFSLENAFGYDDLKKWGERLLRDIGHDLEFVCELKIDGSATALSYTGGALERGATRGDGIEGEEITQNLRTIRAIPLRLAGENVPEQLEVRGEAFLPRDEFMRINKERQAAGEKLFANPRNACAGTLRQLDSRIVAGRRLGFFAYTLHNGHAQSQWEALSELESYGFQVNPNRALCRNLEEVFAFCSHWEKERLALPYDTDGVVVKVNSFAAQREVGFTSKFPRWAIAFKYPAEEKSTVVEAINVQVGRTGALTPVAELQPVLVAGTTVSRATLHNQDRIQALDVRAGDTVVIRKAGEIIPEVVRVIGELRPATAVPYVFPTHCPECGTAVVRLAGEAVTRCPNEQCPATIRGRLAHWCNALEIDGIGEKLISQLVSKGRVGSIADLYTLSVEELSQFERMGTRSATKIVEQLEGSRSRPWSRVLFGLGIRHVGASISVELARAFLSADALAAARVEDIDALYGFGLEQAQAITSWFAVEANRQLIEQLKSHGLQLAGNGENERGTALAGLTFVITGTLPTLSREQCTALIENNGGKVTSSVSSRTSYLVAGDNAGSKLARAEQLKVPILTEEELQALIQAKKLL is encoded by the coding sequence ATGTCCACAACTGTTCCGGCTGCGGTTCAAGAGCGCGTCCAGGCGCTGCACGCGCTGTTGCACCGCTGGGGCCACGCCTACTACGTTCTGGACGATCCGCTGGTAGAAGATGCCATTTACGACCAGCACTACCAGGAACTAAAAGACCTCGAAGCGCGCTATCCGGAACTGATAAGCCCCGACTCGCCCACGCAGCGGGTGGGCGACCGCCCGGCTTCAGGCTTTGTTACCGTCACCCATCGCGTGCCGATGTTTTCGCTTGAGAACGCCTTCGGCTACGACGATCTCAAAAAGTGGGGCGAGCGATTGTTGCGCGACATCGGGCACGATCTGGAGTTTGTCTGCGAGCTGAAGATCGACGGCTCCGCCACCGCCCTCAGCTATACAGGCGGTGCGCTCGAGCGGGGAGCGACGCGCGGCGACGGCATCGAGGGCGAGGAGATTACCCAGAATCTGCGCACGATCCGCGCCATCCCGCTGCGGCTTGCGGGCGAGAACGTTCCCGAACAACTGGAGGTGCGCGGCGAGGCGTTTTTGCCCCGCGACGAATTTATGCGCATCAACAAGGAGCGCCAGGCGGCGGGTGAAAAGCTCTTTGCCAACCCGCGCAACGCCTGCGCCGGAACGCTGCGCCAGCTCGATTCGCGCATCGTCGCCGGACGCCGCCTCGGCTTTTTTGCCTATACCCTGCACAATGGCCATGCCCAGAGCCAGTGGGAAGCGCTCAGCGAACTGGAGTCCTACGGCTTTCAGGTCAACCCGAATCGGGCGCTGTGCCGCAACCTCGAAGAAGTCTTTGCCTTCTGCAGCCACTGGGAAAAAGAACGCCTCGCCCTGCCCTACGACACCGACGGCGTGGTGGTCAAGGTCAATTCCTTCGCCGCCCAGCGCGAAGTGGGTTTTACGAGCAAATTTCCGCGCTGGGCGATTGCCTTCAAGTACCCCGCCGAAGAAAAAAGCACCGTCGTCGAGGCGATCAATGTCCAGGTGGGCCGCACCGGAGCGCTCACACCGGTGGCGGAGTTGCAGCCGGTGCTGGTAGCCGGCACAACCGTGAGCCGGGCCACCCTCCACAACCAGGACCGCATCCAGGCGCTCGACGTGCGGGCGGGCGACACGGTCGTCATTCGCAAGGCAGGCGAGATCATCCCCGAGGTGGTCCGGGTGATCGGTGAACTGCGACCGGCGACGGCGGTGCCCTACGTCTTCCCCACCCACTGTCCGGAGTGCGGTACGGCGGTGGTTCGCCTCGCCGGAGAAGCCGTCACCCGCTGCCCGAACGAGCAGTGCCCGGCCACGATCCGGGGCCGCCTCGCTCACTGGTGCAACGCCCTTGAGATCGACGGTATCGGCGAAAAGCTCATCTCCCAGCTGGTGAGCAAGGGCAGGGTGGGCTCGATCGCGGACCTGTACACCCTCAGCGTCGAAGAACTGAGCCAGTTCGAGCGCATGGGCACCCGCTCCGCCACCAAGATTGTCGAGCAGCTGGAGGGCTCCCGCAGCCGCCCCTGGAGCCGGGTCCTCTTTGGCCTCGGTATTCGCCATGTCGGAGCGAGCATCTCGGTGGAGTTGGCCCGCGCTTTCCTGAGTGCCGATGCCCTGGCTGCGGCCAGAGTCGAGGATATCGACGCGCTCTACGGCTTTGGTCTGGAGCAGGCCCAGGCGATCACGAGCTGGTTTGCCGTCGAGGCCAATCGCCAGTTGATCGAACAGCTCAAAAGCCACGGCTTGCAGTTGGCCGGAAATGGCGAGAACGAGCGCGGCACCGCCCTGGCCGGACTTACCTTCGTGATCACAGGCACGCTACCGACGCTCTCGCGCGAACAATGCACCGCCTTGATCGAGAACAACGGCGGCAAAGTCACGTCTTCTGTAAGCAGCCGCACCAGCTATCTGGTCGCAGGCGACAATGCCGGTTCCAAACTCGCCAGAGCCGAACAACTGAAGGTGCCGATCTTGACGGAGGAAGAATTGCAAGCACTTATCCAGGCCAAAAAGTTGCTGTGA